A DNA window from Vigna angularis cultivar LongXiaoDou No.4 chromosome 1, ASM1680809v1, whole genome shotgun sequence contains the following coding sequences:
- the LOC108330307 gene encoding uncharacterized protein LOC108330307: MGAPTPVAVGTRGTIGSLVRKEIEYFSKFEIGNSQRPQPHYVCRPSFWVFLMTGKRRKRRDNSVFLPKMCSVTQVVKSSEWNRVPGYGYRILKDDINNIHL, from the coding sequence ATGGGTGCTCCTACTCCAGTTGCTGTAGGAACAAGAGGCACAATTGGATCCCTTGTGAGGAAGGAAATTGAGTACTTCTCCAAATTTGAGATAGGAAACTCACAGAGACCTCAACCTCATTATGTTTGCAGACCTAGTTTTTGGGTGTTTCTGATGACAggaaagagaaggaagagaagagaTAACAGTGTGTTTCTCCCAAAAATGTGTTCTGTTACACAAGTGGTGAAGAGCAGTGAATGGAACAGAGTTCCTGGTTATGGCTACAGGATCCTCAAGGATGACATCAATAACATTCATCTCTGA
- the LOC108332688 gene encoding cardiolipin synthase (CMP-forming), mitochondrial isoform X3 — MMVLFRKFLKAILADNTQTQTQTQTKARTFLTSIYAFPWYAPHHNNRHSRSTNNYRFLSPGPGPGPGSGPLFLTRPPWKLSQSATPLYFHENAVVFPKVHPFNLLRYAPPLPLPLRFPDPVPSVSTNPSLFHSFVNLPNFISFSRLLSGPLLAWMISNEFYTPAFVGLALSGATDWLDGYVARKMKIDSVVGSYLDPLADKVLIGCVALAMVHKDLLHPGLVSLVVFRDVFLVGGAVFLRANSLGWKWKSWFDFFNLDGTARQKVEPLLLSKVNTVFQLALVAAALLQPEFGTQETQPYITYLSYLVASTTVATTAAYGAQFRRFAVVSNSV; from the exons ATGATGGTTCTGTTCCGCAAGTTCCTCAAAGCAATACTCGCCGACAACacccaaacccaaacccaaacccaaaccAAAGCCCGAACCTTCCTCACCTCAATATACGCATTCCCCTGGTACGCGCCTCACCACAACAACCGCCACTCCCGCTCAACAAACAATTACAGATTCCTCTCTCCCGGCCCAGGCCCAGGCCCAGGCTCAGGCCCTCTCTTCCTCACTCGTCCCCCATGGAAACTCTCTCAATCCGCCACCCCTCTCTATTTTCACGAAAACGCCGTCGTTTTCCCCAAGGTCCACCCCTTCAATTTGCTTCGCTACGCTCctcctctccctctccctctccgtTTCCCTGATCCGGTTCCCTCCGTTTCCACCAATCCTTCCCTTTTCCACAGCTTCGTCAATCTCCCCAATTTCATATCCTTCTCCCGATTACTTTCCGGTCCTCTTCTCGCATG GATGATCTCCAACGAGTTCTATACTCCAGCATTTGTAGGGTTGGCACTCTCTGGGGCCACTGATTGG CTGGATGGATACGTGGCTCGGAAGATGAAGATAGATTCCGTAGTGGGTTCCTACCTTGATCCCCTTGCTGACAAG GTTCTTATTGGTTGCGTTGCACTTGCCATGGTGCATAAAGATCTACTGCATC CTGGACTTGTTAGTCTTGTGGTGTTTCGGGACGTCTTCCTTGTGGGGGGTGCAGTATTTCTAAGAGCAAATAGCTTGGGTTGGAAG TGGAAAAGCtggtttgatttttttaacCTTGATGGAACCGCCCGCCAAAAGGTTGAACCACTCCTTCTAAGCAAG GTGAATACAGTGTTCCAATTAGCTCTAGTTGCTGCTGCTCTTCTTCAACCAGAGTTTGGAACACAGGAAACTCAACCATATATTACTTATTTGAG CTATTTAGTGGCTTCAACAACAGTGGCAACTACTGCAGCATATGGAGCACAATTTAGGAGATTTGCAGTAGTATCAAACTCGGTCTAG
- the LOC108332688 gene encoding cardiolipin synthase (CMP-forming), mitochondrial isoform X2, producing the protein MMVLFRKFLKAILADNTQTQTQTQTKARTFLTSIYAFPWYAPHHNNRHSRSTNNYRFLSPGPGPGPGSGPLFLTRPPWKLSQSATPLYFHENAVVFPKVHPFNLLRYAPPLPLPLRFPDPVPSVSTNPSLFHSFVNLPNFISFSRLLSGPLLAWMISNEFYTPAFVGLALSGATDWLDGYVARKMKIDSVVGSYLDPLADKVLIGCVALAMVHKDLLHPGLVSLVVFRDVFLVGGAVFLRANSLGWKWKSWFDFFNLDGTARQKVEPLLLSKEHKFEQVNTVFQLALVAAALLQPEFGTQETQPYITYLSYLVASTTVATTAAYGAQFRRFAVVSNSV; encoded by the exons ATGATGGTTCTGTTCCGCAAGTTCCTCAAAGCAATACTCGCCGACAACacccaaacccaaacccaaacccaaaccAAAGCCCGAACCTTCCTCACCTCAATATACGCATTCCCCTGGTACGCGCCTCACCACAACAACCGCCACTCCCGCTCAACAAACAATTACAGATTCCTCTCTCCCGGCCCAGGCCCAGGCCCAGGCTCAGGCCCTCTCTTCCTCACTCGTCCCCCATGGAAACTCTCTCAATCCGCCACCCCTCTCTATTTTCACGAAAACGCCGTCGTTTTCCCCAAGGTCCACCCCTTCAATTTGCTTCGCTACGCTCctcctctccctctccctctccgtTTCCCTGATCCGGTTCCCTCCGTTTCCACCAATCCTTCCCTTTTCCACAGCTTCGTCAATCTCCCCAATTTCATATCCTTCTCCCGATTACTTTCCGGTCCTCTTCTCGCATG GATGATCTCCAACGAGTTCTATACTCCAGCATTTGTAGGGTTGGCACTCTCTGGGGCCACTGATTGG CTGGATGGATACGTGGCTCGGAAGATGAAGATAGATTCCGTAGTGGGTTCCTACCTTGATCCCCTTGCTGACAAG GTTCTTATTGGTTGCGTTGCACTTGCCATGGTGCATAAAGATCTACTGCATC CTGGACTTGTTAGTCTTGTGGTGTTTCGGGACGTCTTCCTTGTGGGGGGTGCAGTATTTCTAAGAGCAAATAGCTTGGGTTGGAAG TGGAAAAGCtggtttgatttttttaacCTTGATGGAACCGCCCGCCAAAAGGTTGAACCACTCCTTCTAAGCAAG GAACACAAATTTGAACAGGTGAATACAGTGTTCCAATTAGCTCTAGTTGCTGCTGCTCTTCTTCAACCAGAGTTTGGAACACAGGAAACTCAACCATATATTACTTATTTGAG CTATTTAGTGGCTTCAACAACAGTGGCAACTACTGCAGCATATGGAGCACAATTTAGGAGATTTGCAGTAGTATCAAACTCGGTCTAG
- the LOC108332688 gene encoding cardiolipin synthase (CMP-forming), mitochondrial isoform X1, producing MMVLFRKFLKAILADNTQTQTQTQTKARTFLTSIYAFPWYAPHHNNRHSRSTNNYRFLSPGPGPGPGSGPLFLTRPPWKLSQSATPLYFHENAVVFPKVHPFNLLRYAPPLPLPLRFPDPVPSVSTNPSLFHSFVNLPNFISFSRLLSGPLLAWMISNEFYTPAFVGLALSGATDWLDGYVARKMKIDSVVGSYLDPLADKVLIGCVALAMVHKDLLHPGLVSLVVFRDVFLVGGAVFLRANSLGWKWKSWFDFFNLDGTARQKVEPLLLSKEEHKFEQVNTVFQLALVAAALLQPEFGTQETQPYITYLSYLVASTTVATTAAYGAQFRRFAVVSNSV from the exons ATGATGGTTCTGTTCCGCAAGTTCCTCAAAGCAATACTCGCCGACAACacccaaacccaaacccaaacccaaaccAAAGCCCGAACCTTCCTCACCTCAATATACGCATTCCCCTGGTACGCGCCTCACCACAACAACCGCCACTCCCGCTCAACAAACAATTACAGATTCCTCTCTCCCGGCCCAGGCCCAGGCCCAGGCTCAGGCCCTCTCTTCCTCACTCGTCCCCCATGGAAACTCTCTCAATCCGCCACCCCTCTCTATTTTCACGAAAACGCCGTCGTTTTCCCCAAGGTCCACCCCTTCAATTTGCTTCGCTACGCTCctcctctccctctccctctccgtTTCCCTGATCCGGTTCCCTCCGTTTCCACCAATCCTTCCCTTTTCCACAGCTTCGTCAATCTCCCCAATTTCATATCCTTCTCCCGATTACTTTCCGGTCCTCTTCTCGCATG GATGATCTCCAACGAGTTCTATACTCCAGCATTTGTAGGGTTGGCACTCTCTGGGGCCACTGATTGG CTGGATGGATACGTGGCTCGGAAGATGAAGATAGATTCCGTAGTGGGTTCCTACCTTGATCCCCTTGCTGACAAG GTTCTTATTGGTTGCGTTGCACTTGCCATGGTGCATAAAGATCTACTGCATC CTGGACTTGTTAGTCTTGTGGTGTTTCGGGACGTCTTCCTTGTGGGGGGTGCAGTATTTCTAAGAGCAAATAGCTTGGGTTGGAAG TGGAAAAGCtggtttgatttttttaacCTTGATGGAACCGCCCGCCAAAAGGTTGAACCACTCCTTCTAAGCAAG GAGGAACACAAATTTGAACAGGTGAATACAGTGTTCCAATTAGCTCTAGTTGCTGCTGCTCTTCTTCAACCAGAGTTTGGAACACAGGAAACTCAACCATATATTACTTATTTGAG CTATTTAGTGGCTTCAACAACAGTGGCAACTACTGCAGCATATGGAGCACAATTTAGGAGATTTGCAGTAGTATCAAACTCGGTCTAG
- the LOC108330304 gene encoding F-box protein CPR1-like — MDSLEDVSYDLLFQGLGYDPLTDDYLVVQLFRNLNTNDRKRAQVFSIRANKWIEIEPVNLSFTSCGWENYRPGRVLNNVIYWLGCCLKEEMHVVFIIGFDVTKRMFFEIVVPVDVGNNIDQIALSEHAGLLSLCVFKESNHSIEIWSMKEYRVESSWAKTSVVSLVLPRRFFNLLCVTKDGDIVGEDYKKLIKYNKKGKVKENLSLARLHLSSFHVEIYKESLFSLPCHNEQAIEDN, encoded by the coding sequence ATGGATTCCCTCGAAGATGTCTCTTACGATTTATTGTTTCAAGGTTTGGGGTATGACCCATTAACCGATGACTACTTGGTGGTTCAACTTTTCAGAAATCTTAACACTAATGATAGAAAAAGGGCGCAAGTTTTCTCGATCAGAGCTAATAAGTGGATTGAAATTGAACCTGTCAATTTGTCCTTCACATCCTGTGGCTGGGAGAATTATAGGCCAGGCAGAGTTTTGAATAATGTCATTTATTGGTTGGGTTGCTGTTTGAAGGAAGAGATGCATGTTGTCTTTATCATTGGCTTTGATGTAACAAAAAGGATGTTTTTTGAGATAGTTGTGCCAGTTGATGTTGGGAATAACATTGATCAAATAGCTTTGAGTGAACATGCAGGATTGCTTAGTCTATGTGTTTTTAAAGAGAGCAACCATTCAATAGAAATATGGAGTATGAAAGAATATAGAGTAGAATCATCTTGGGCCAAGACTAGTGTGGTGTCTCTCGTTCTTCCACGCAGATTCTTCAACCTACTTTGCGTAACAAAAGATGGTGATATTGTTGGAgaagattataaaaaattgatcaAATATAATAAGAAGGGGAAGGTGAAGGAGAATCTATCATTGGCTCGTCTTCATCTTTCATCCTTTCATGTCGAGATCTATAAAGAATCTCTTTTCTCACTTCCTTGTCACAATGAACAAGCAATAGAAGATAATTAA
- the LOC108330296 gene encoding F-box/kelch-repeat protein At3g23880 — translation MEKHSAREGVELLPQDVIIEILLKLKVKSLVRCKSVCKSWLSLISDSQFTKLHFDLSAPTEKLLFISIWGTDLELPSIDFNASLNHDFSCVRFEVPHGIFHPRYYKFGGSCRGFLILECWNHLCLWNPCTGFHKQVCRSPMDSLKDNPYDLLFQGLGYDPLTDDYLVVQLLKNLYTNDRKGAEVFSIRANKWMEIEPINLSFKSCRDNKRPCRVLNNAIHWLGCCLKEEMEVVFILGFDVTKKKFYEIAAPIDVAHSTDEKALSELAGLLSLCVYKESNRSIEIWRMKEYKIESSWAKTSVVSLVVPRRFFNLLCVTKDGDIVGKDEKELIKYNKKGEVKENLSFARLNLSSFHVEIYKESLFSLPCHNE, via the coding sequence ATGGAGAAACATTCAGCCAGAGAAGGCGTGGAACTTCTGCCACAGGACGTGATTATCGAAATCTTGTTGAAGTTGAAGGTGAAGTCTCTTGTTCGATGCAAAAGCGTGTGTAAGTCGTGGTTATCTTTGATCTCTGATTCTCAGTTTACAAAATTGCATTTTGATCTCTCTGCTCCAACAGAGAAACTTTTGTTCATTTCAATTTGGGGAACAGATCTTGAACTCCCCTCCATAGACTTCAATGCGTCCCTAAACCACGATTTTAGTTGTGTTCGCTTCGAAGTACCACATGGAATTTTTCATCCTAGATATTATAAATTTGGAGGTTCTTGTCGaggatttttaattttggaatGTTGGAATCATCTATGCCTATGGAACCCATGCACGGGTTTCCACAAACAAGTTTGTCGGTCACCCATGGATTCCCTTAAAGATAATCCTTATGATTTGCTGTTTCAAGGTTTGGGGTATGACCCATTAACTGATGACTACCTAGTGGTTCAACTTTTAAAAAACCTTTACACTAATGATAGAAAAGGTGCGGAAGTTTTCTCGATCAGAGCTAATAAGTGGATGGAAATTGAACCTATCAATTTGTCCTTCAAATCCTGTAGGGATAATAAAAGGCCATGTAGAGTTTTGAATAATGCCATTCATTGGTTGGGTTGCTGTTtgaaggaagagatggaagTTGTCTTTATCCTTGGCTTTGATGTAACAAAAAAGAAGTTTTATGAGATAGCTGCGCCAATTGATGTTGCGCATAGCACGGATGAAAAAGCTTTGAGTGAACTTGCAGGATTGCTTAGTCTATGTGTTTATAAAGAGAGCAATCGTTCAATAGAAATATGGAGAATGAAAGAATACAAAATAGAATCATCTTGGGCCAAGACTAGTGTGGTGTCTCTTGTTGTTCCACGCAGATTCTTCAACCTACTTTGCGTGACAAAAGATGGTGATATTGTTGGAAAAGATGAGAAAGAATTGATCAAATATAATAAGAAGGGGGAGGTGAAGGAGAATCTATCTTTTGCTCGTCTAAATCTTTCATCCTTTCATGTCGAGATCTATAAAGAATCTCTTTTCTCACTTCCTTGTCACAATGAATAA
- the LOC108339451 gene encoding tobamovirus multiplication protein 1 isoform X1, translating into MRNLLLSLPPFQIAPLFTVSTWWDQINASTRWQTAVFFFLCAAYALVAFIALVQLVRIEVRVPEYGWTTQKFFHLMNFVVNGVRAVVFGLHKLVFLLQPKVLILVLLDLPGLLFFSTYTLLVLFWAEIYHQQARGLPTDKLKIVYVSVNAVLYIIQVCIWIYLWIDDNSAVEFIGEIFIAVVSFMAALGFLIYGGRLFFMLRRFPIESKGRRKKLNEVGSVTAICFTCFLIRCVMGFLSAFDSDASLDVLDHPLLDLIYYMLVEILPSALVLYILRKLPPKRISAQYHPIR; encoded by the exons ATGAGGAACCTGTTGCTCAGCTTGCCGCCCTTCCAGATTGCTCCTCTCTTCACCGTCTCAACGTGGTGGGACCAAATCAACGCCTCCACGCGCTGGCAGACCGctgttttcttcttcctctgcgCTGCTTATGCTCTCGTCGCTTTTATCGCTTTA GTTCAATTGGTCAGAATTGAAGTTAGAGTGCCTGAGTACGGTTGGACAACGCAGAAATTTTTTCATCTCATGAACTTCGTTGTCAACGGAG TTCGAGCAGTGGTGTTTGGATTGCACAAgttagtttttcttttgcaGCCTAAG GTGTTGATTTTGGTGCTATTGGATCTGCCTGGATTGCTTTTTTTCTCGACATATACGCTTCTAGTCCTTTTCTGGGCAGAAATTTATCATCAG CAGGCAAGGGGTTTACCAACTGATAAGCTAAAGATAGTATATGTTTCAGTAAATGCCGTCCTGTATATTATCCAG GTTTGCATTTGGATATACCTCTGGATAGATGATAACAGTGCCGTGGAGTTTATTGGAGAGATATTTATTGCAG TTGTATCATTTATGGCTGCTCTAGGCTTCTTGATATACGGAGGAAG ACTATTTTTTATGCTGAGGCGCTTCCCAATCGAATCTaaaggaagaaggaagaaactTAATGAG GTTGGATCCGTTACAGCCATCTGTTTCACCTGTTTTCTGATAAGATGTGTTATG GGTTTTCTGTCTGCATTTGATTCAGATGCATCTCTTGATGTTTTGGATCATCCTCTTCTGGATTTGATCTATTACATG CTGGTTGAGATCCTACCTTCAGCTCTGGTCCTCTACATCCTGCGCAAATTGCCCCCAAAGAGAATATCAGCTCAATATCATCCTATCCGTTAA
- the LOC108339451 gene encoding tobamovirus multiplication protein 1 isoform X2: MRNLLLSLPPFQIAPLFTVSTWWDQINASTRWQTAVFFFLCAAYALVAFIALVQLVRIEVRVPEYGWTTQKFFHLMNFVVNGVRAVVFGLHKLVFLLQPKVLILVLLDLPGLLFFSTYTLLVLFWAEIYHQARGLPTDKLKIVYVSVNAVLYIIQVCIWIYLWIDDNSAVEFIGEIFIAVVSFMAALGFLIYGGRLFFMLRRFPIESKGRRKKLNEVGSVTAICFTCFLIRCVMGFLSAFDSDASLDVLDHPLLDLIYYMLVEILPSALVLYILRKLPPKRISAQYHPIR, encoded by the exons ATGAGGAACCTGTTGCTCAGCTTGCCGCCCTTCCAGATTGCTCCTCTCTTCACCGTCTCAACGTGGTGGGACCAAATCAACGCCTCCACGCGCTGGCAGACCGctgttttcttcttcctctgcgCTGCTTATGCTCTCGTCGCTTTTATCGCTTTA GTTCAATTGGTCAGAATTGAAGTTAGAGTGCCTGAGTACGGTTGGACAACGCAGAAATTTTTTCATCTCATGAACTTCGTTGTCAACGGAG TTCGAGCAGTGGTGTTTGGATTGCACAAgttagtttttcttttgcaGCCTAAG GTGTTGATTTTGGTGCTATTGGATCTGCCTGGATTGCTTTTTTTCTCGACATATACGCTTCTAGTCCTTTTCTGGGCAGAAATTTATCATCAG GCAAGGGGTTTACCAACTGATAAGCTAAAGATAGTATATGTTTCAGTAAATGCCGTCCTGTATATTATCCAG GTTTGCATTTGGATATACCTCTGGATAGATGATAACAGTGCCGTGGAGTTTATTGGAGAGATATTTATTGCAG TTGTATCATTTATGGCTGCTCTAGGCTTCTTGATATACGGAGGAAG ACTATTTTTTATGCTGAGGCGCTTCCCAATCGAATCTaaaggaagaaggaagaaactTAATGAG GTTGGATCCGTTACAGCCATCTGTTTCACCTGTTTTCTGATAAGATGTGTTATG GGTTTTCTGTCTGCATTTGATTCAGATGCATCTCTTGATGTTTTGGATCATCCTCTTCTGGATTTGATCTATTACATG CTGGTTGAGATCCTACCTTCAGCTCTGGTCCTCTACATCCTGCGCAAATTGCCCCCAAAGAGAATATCAGCTCAATATCATCCTATCCGTTAA
- the LOC108339451 gene encoding tobamovirus multiplication protein 1 isoform X3 produces the protein MRNLLLSLPPFQIAPLFTVSTWWDQINASTRWQTAVFFFLCAAYALVAFIALVQLVRIEVRVPEYGWTTQKFFHLMNFVVNGVRAVVFGLHKLVFLLQPKVLILVLLDLPGLLFFSTYTLLVLFWAEIYHQVCIWIYLWIDDNSAVEFIGEIFIAVVSFMAALGFLIYGGRLFFMLRRFPIESKGRRKKLNEVGSVTAICFTCFLIRCVMGFLSAFDSDASLDVLDHPLLDLIYYMLVEILPSALVLYILRKLPPKRISAQYHPIR, from the exons ATGAGGAACCTGTTGCTCAGCTTGCCGCCCTTCCAGATTGCTCCTCTCTTCACCGTCTCAACGTGGTGGGACCAAATCAACGCCTCCACGCGCTGGCAGACCGctgttttcttcttcctctgcgCTGCTTATGCTCTCGTCGCTTTTATCGCTTTA GTTCAATTGGTCAGAATTGAAGTTAGAGTGCCTGAGTACGGTTGGACAACGCAGAAATTTTTTCATCTCATGAACTTCGTTGTCAACGGAG TTCGAGCAGTGGTGTTTGGATTGCACAAgttagtttttcttttgcaGCCTAAG GTGTTGATTTTGGTGCTATTGGATCTGCCTGGATTGCTTTTTTTCTCGACATATACGCTTCTAGTCCTTTTCTGGGCAGAAATTTATCATCAG GTTTGCATTTGGATATACCTCTGGATAGATGATAACAGTGCCGTGGAGTTTATTGGAGAGATATTTATTGCAG TTGTATCATTTATGGCTGCTCTAGGCTTCTTGATATACGGAGGAAG ACTATTTTTTATGCTGAGGCGCTTCCCAATCGAATCTaaaggaagaaggaagaaactTAATGAG GTTGGATCCGTTACAGCCATCTGTTTCACCTGTTTTCTGATAAGATGTGTTATG GGTTTTCTGTCTGCATTTGATTCAGATGCATCTCTTGATGTTTTGGATCATCCTCTTCTGGATTTGATCTATTACATG CTGGTTGAGATCCTACCTTCAGCTCTGGTCCTCTACATCCTGCGCAAATTGCCCCCAAAGAGAATATCAGCTCAATATCATCCTATCCGTTAA